In Magnetococcales bacterium, one DNA window encodes the following:
- a CDS encoding hotdog fold thioesterase: MTAISDSDSPDAIHDAQAMRVGQWMQASGFHRLLGIQVEGVRPGWCRASLVVTADLLNPFGITHGGVVFTLAEFAYGVAGNASGETAVGLMTSMAFPASSREGERLTAEAREMATGSRTRHFQVDVRRPDGQVIGLFTGVLFRRGDPLSQWMPDAKPVPMPDIGPPTSSPSADSPGKVT; this comes from the coding sequence TTGACTGCAATATCCGATTCTGATTCGCCTGATGCCATCCACGATGCACAGGCCATGCGTGTGGGTCAATGGATGCAGGCATCGGGTTTTCATCGTCTGCTTGGCATTCAAGTGGAAGGGGTACGTCCCGGCTGGTGTCGGGCTTCCCTGGTGGTCACGGCAGACCTTTTGAATCCGTTTGGCATCACCCATGGTGGCGTCGTTTTTACCCTGGCGGAATTTGCCTATGGAGTGGCTGGCAATGCCAGTGGCGAAACAGCCGTCGGCCTGATGACCAGCATGGCATTCCCCGCTTCCAGCCGTGAGGGAGAACGTCTGACCGCCGAAGCCCGGGAAATGGCTACCGGCTCCCGTACCCGTCATTTCCAGGTGGATGTCCGTCGTCCGGACGGGCAGGTGATCGGGCTGTTTACGGGCGTCCTGTTCCGGCGCGGAGATCCCTTGTCCCAATGGATGCCTGACGCCAAGCCCGTCCCCATGCCGGACATCGGCCCGCCAACTTCTTCACCTTCTGCCGACTCCCCCGGCAAGGTGACGTAA